In Falco biarmicus isolate bFalBia1 chromosome 17, bFalBia1.pri, whole genome shotgun sequence, the genomic stretch TTAACTTGAGGGGCAAGTAGCACCCATGGGAGTTGTGTAGGATGATGGCATTCCCTAGGGGAGATAAGTGCCCTCCTAGGGGTAGTTTATTTGCTGGGGGGGGGTAAATATCCCTATGCATTCAGGTTTCGGGGTGGTTTGGGCCCCTATGGCCCTTAAATACCCCCCTTAAGGCACCCAAATACCTCCCCAAGCCCTTAAATACCCCCCTAAGGGGCCTAAATGTCCCCGCACACATTTAAATATCCCCCTGGGTGGCTGATTACCACCCCCTGGTGTTAAATACCCCACGAAATCCTCTATTTGGTTCCCTGAATCCCCCCCCTGGTTTCTTGGAGGGGCcttccctgggtgctggggagtgTCTGGGGGGTGGTAGGGTGCCAGGACCCCCCTGACACcctattttactttttcctgcCCCCCTTAGTTCTTCCTGCGGGAGGAAGATGTGGGGCAGAACCGGGCGGAGGCGACGCTGCCCCGGTTAGCTGAGCTCAACGCTTACGTGGCTGTCACCAGCACCCGCCAGCCCCTCAGCCAGGACATGCTGGCACCCTTCCAGGTACACCCACCTCTGCCTGTACCCCTCTTTGtgccccttttttttcccccaaaaatcAACCCTGGGGCCATTTTTTTGGGCATCCAACTTGTCTCACGTGGCCGACTGAACCTCTGTGGCCCGTGGTACCTGCAACAGCCACGTGTACCCTCTCTGGGGACCCCTGCGTCCCCTGGCACAGCGGTGGTCTCGCCACAACCATCCGTGGTCATTTGGCTGGCTGTAGTCAGGGCCAGCTGTGAGATCTGGCTGGTTGTACCCCAGGCAGCCGTGGGTCCCCCCCGGGGGATGGCTGTGTCCCTCTGGGGCACCGGTGGCTTCCCATCAACCAGCCCTGGCTCTGGTTTTGTCCGTGTCCCGCTGTCAGTGCATCCATTTGTGCATCTGACTGTACGTCTCCGCGACTCCTTACGTCTCTGTGGCTGCCTGTACCCCCCCAGACCCCCTGtacctgctgcttttgcagtctGATGGTCTCCATGTGCCTTTATTTGTTAGTCTGTCGGTCCGGTTGTGTttcctgctgtccctctccGTGGCTGCCTGTCCCCTCAAATCCTTCCCGCGGCGGGGGTTATCCGTCCTGCTATCTGTCCTGCTGTCTGTCCTGCTGTCCCTCTGCTCGCGGGGGTGGACGGACAGATGGACGCGGTCTCTCCGCAGGTGGTGGTGTTGACCAACTCGTCGTTAGAGGAACAACTGTGGGTTGGGGACTTCTGTCACAGCCATGGGATCAAGCTGGTGGTGGCCGACACCCGGGGGCTTTTTGGGTGAGCCAGACACCCAGCTGCTTTCCGTAAGGCCTCCCGGATGGCTGCGGCCCCTGCCTGACGTCCCTCCCCTATTTTaggcagcttttctgtgattttgGGGACGACATGGTGGTGACGGACACCAATGGGGAACAACCCCTCAGCGCCATGGTTTCCATGGTGACCAAGGGGTGCCCGGGGGAGGTGACGTGCCTGGATGAGGCTCGTCACGGCTTCGAGACGGGCGATTTTGTCACCTTCACTGAGGTGGAGGGGATGGAGGAGCTGAACAGCTGCGGCCCCATGGAGATCCGCGTCCTTGGTGAGCCCAGGTGCCTGGGTCCCTTCTACAGGGCGCCCCGGGTGCCGGGGTCCCTTCTACAGGGCGCCCCGGGTGCCGGGGTCCCTTCTACAGGGCGCCCCGGGTGCCGGGGTCCCTTCTACAGGGCGCCCCGGGTGCCGGGGTCCCTTCTACAGGGCGCCCCGGGTGCCGGGGTCCCTTCTACAGGGCGCCTCGGACGCCGGGGTCCCTTCTATAGGGCGCCCCGGGTGCCGGGGTCCCTTCTATAGGGCGCCCCGGGTGCCGGGGTCCCTTCTATAGGGCGCCCCGGGTGCCGGGGTCCCTTCTATAGGGCGCCTCGGACGCCGGGGTCCCTTCTATAGGGCGCCCTGGGTGCCGGGGTCCCTTCTATAGGGCGCCCTGGGTGCCGGGGTCCCTTCTATAGGGCGCCCCGGGTGCCGGGGTCCCTTCTATAGGGCGCCTCGGACGCCGGGGTCCCTTCTATAGGGCGCCTCGGACGCCGGGGTCCCTTCTATAGGGCGCCCCGGGTGCTGGGGACCCTCTGTGACAGCCCCTCCCCACAGGGCCATACACCTTCAGCATCGGCGACACCAGCGGGTTCGGGGACTACGTGAGGGGGGGAATTGTCACCCAGGTCAAGATGCCCAAGCACATCCGCTTCGTAAgtggcactgggagcactgggaaggCACTGGCAGGGAGTGAGGGGCGCTAGGGGGGGACTGGGGGCAGACAGGGATGGgactggggggcactgggagggaCTGGGGGCAGAATAGGAGGCACTAGAAGGGGACTAGGGGGAATTGGGAGGGACTGGGGATGGATTAAGCGTTGGGAGGGGACTAGGAGGGGGTGGGAGGTCACTGTGGGGCACTAGGAGGGGATTGAGGATTACTGGAAGCTGCTGGGACGAGTCACTGGGTGCTCACCTGTCCCCTCCGACCCCAGAAGCGGCTGCGGGAAGCACTGGTGGAGCCGGAGCTGATGATCACCGACTTCGGGAAGGCCGAGAGACCTCCAGTCATGCACTGGGGCTGGCAGGCCCTGCACCGCTTCATCCACCAGCACGGCCACCCCCCTCGGCCACGTCACCAGGTGGGGACACCGGGGGGCTTGGGGACAAAGCAGGGGGCATGGGGAACGCTGAGGGTGCTGGGAGCGGCGAGGCCACCAGCTCCTTCACCACCACGTGGCCTCACCTTTCTCTGCTGGTGGTCCTGAGGGTCCTCCCTGGTGTCCCCAGAGTTGTCTCCAACGTTGTGTGTCCCCACCCAGGGTGATGCGGCGGAGGTGGTGGCCTTGACCCGGGAGGTGGCTCCAGGGGCGGAGCTGGATGAAGAGGTGCTGCGGGAACTGGCCTTCCAGGCCACCGGTGACTTGGCCCCCGTCAACGCCTTCATCGGGGGGTTGGCGGCCCAGGAGGTCATGAAGGTACTGGCCACCTGGGTCCCTTCCCCGGCCACCTGGGTCCCTTCCCCGGCCACCTGGGTCCCCTAACAAAGACTGTGACGCAGGCGGTGTCGGGGAAGTTCACGCCCATCACCCAATGGCTCTACTTCGACGCGTTGGAGTGTCTCCCTGAGGACAACAAGGAAACGGTTCTGACTGAGGAGCAGTGTCGCCCAGTgagcacccatgggtggggGCGGCAGGGGGTGGGCGGCAGGGGGCACCCATAGCTGGTGTTGCCTTGGGGTGGATGTCGGTTGTAGGGCAGTTGGTGGAGAACACCCATGGGTTGGCCACGTTGAAATCACCCATGGGTGACCCACCTTTCCCGGGGACACCCCAAGTGGGCATCTCcttgtggtgggctttggtcaTAGGGCACCTATGGGTGGGCTACCTTCTTGGGGACACCCATGGGTGGCTTTGTGATGCATCTGGGTGACGCTTTACGTTGTCCCCAGCGCAACAGCCGCTACGATGGGCAGATTGCTGTATTTGGGGCGGAACTGCAGGCCAAGCTGGGTGCCCAGAAGTACTTCGTGGTAAGTCGTCGTCCCCCCACCGCGTCCCCACCTGGGTCCTCCACCCCTGCATGTCTCCACCTGCATCCATATGGCCCCAAGTGTCCCCTTGTGTCCTCCACTTGTCCCCAGATGTCCCCTCATGCACTCATGGGTCTACCAAGCGTCATCCTCTCCCATCCATGTGCCCCCAGGCCTCCGTGGCCACCTTGGGCTGTGTCCCCAGGTGTCCCCCCATGTCTACCTGCATGTCCCCAAGTCTCCTCACGGTTCTCCTGAGTGTCCCCAAGTCTCGCTGAGTGTCCCCACATGTCCCCGGGCAcaggtgggggcaggggccaTTGGCTGCGAGCTGCTGAAGAACTTTGCAATGGTGGGACTGGGCTGCGGCCCTGAAGGCTGCATCACCGTCACCGACATGGACACCATCGAGAAGTCCAACCTCAACCGCCAGTTCCTCTTCCGGCCCTGGGACGTGACGGTGAGGGGCAGGATCAAGGGGGGAGGAGCCTGTGGGGTTGAGTGGGTGGAGCCTCAAGGGGTGGAGTCCATAGGGGTGGAGTCTGGGGTGGGAACTGCCAAGGAATGAGTTGACATTGACTTGGCCAAGGCAACACCAAAGGTTGAGTCATACGAAGGTGGCAACAGTAGGTGGGAGGGGACTAAATGGGTGGGGCCGAAGGAGGGGGAGTCCGTGGGGTGGGGGATGAGTAGGCAGAGCCTTTGGGGGGGTCTTAGGGGGCAGGGTCAGAGCGGGGAGCTACCGTCAAGATGCCACCGTGGAGTTGGCCAACGTCAACAATCAAGTTGCCTTGACATTTGGTGGGACTGGGAGAGGCATGGAGGGGTGGGGCTTCAGGGGGTGGGGCCAGAAAGGGTGGGGCCTGAAGGGGCGTGGGTCCCCACAGAAACTGAAGTCGGAACGGGCGGCAGCGGCAGTGCGGGAGATGAACCCAGCGCTGCGGGTGAGCAGTCGCCCTGACCGCGTCGGCCCCGACACTGAGCGCGTCTACGATGACGACTTCTTCGAGGCCCTGGATGGTGTCGCCAACGCCCTGGACAATGTCGATGCCCGTGAGCACCTGTGGGGCCCTCGGGGTGCTGTGGGGGGCCCTCAGGGTGCTGGGAAGGTCCTTGGGATAAGTCATTTGGGTTCTccggggggttggggggggctATGGAGAGTCTTTAGGATGATACAGGATGTTTTCGAGGCGCTGTAGGGTTTTCTTGGGTGCTGCAGGTGGTTTGGGGGTGCTGTAGGGCATCACATGGGCGCTGCGTGGGGCTTTGGGGGGCTGTAGGGCGTCTTCGGGGTACTGCGGGGTGATCTTGGGGTGCTCTAAGGAGTCTTGGCTATTGGATGCTCTAGGGACCCTCAGAGGTCCTTATAAGGGACCTCAGGAATATTATAGGGACCCGAAAAATGCTGTAAGAACTGCCTGGAGCGCTATAGGGACCTCGAAGAGTGCCCCAGAGTCCCTTCCAGGACAACCCCGCGGGGCCTGGGTGCCCTACAGACACCCTACAGACGCTGCGGTTCTCCCCCCGTAGGGCTCTATATGGACCGGCGCTGCGTCTACTATCGGAAGCCGCTGCTGGAGTCGGGGACGTTGGGGACAAAGGGGAACGTGCAGGTGGTGATCCCCTTCCTGAGCGAGTCCTACAGCTCCAGCCAGGACCCCCCTGAGAAGGCCATCCCCATCTGCACCCTCAAGAACTTCCCCAACGCCATCGAGCACACCCTGCAGGTACCTCTACGGGGGTCTCGCGCGCCCAGCTCCCTTCTGTAGCGGGCCCCGGGTGTTTGGGTGCCCGCTATAGGGTGCTCTGGAAACCCCAGGGCCACCTTTGGGGTGGTTTAGATGCTTGGGTCCCTTCTGTAGGGGACCCTGGACACCTGGGTGCCCCGTGGGGGCGTCCCGGACGTGGGGGGTCCTTCCACTGACAGCTCCTCCCCCACAGTGGGCGCGTGACGAGTTCGAGGGTCTCTTCAAGCAACCGGCAGAGAACGTCAACCAGTACCTGATGTGGGTGTcgaggggagggcagagggacaAGGGGCACCCgctaaccccccccccccccccacgccccctgcagcaccccccagcctcacccccctccccccgcccccctaTGCCCGCAGGGACCCCAAATTTGTGGAGCGCACGCTGCGCCTGGCGGGCACGCAGCCgctggaggtgctggaggcGGTGCAGCGCAGCCTGGTAAGCGAGCGGCCGCGGGGCTGGCCCGACTGCGTCGCCTGGGCCTGTCGCCACTGGCACCGCCAGTACAGCAACAACATCCGCCAGCTGCTGCACAACTTTCCCCCGGGGCAGGTGGGTGCTCGGGGACCCTGGGGGGGTCTGGGGTCCCCTGGGGGGGTCTGGGGTCccctggggggggtggggtacTCTTAGTTAGGAATATCCCCCCCACTGACCTCATTCACACTCATGACACCCTCAGTGCTTTTCTGCCCCCTTAATTCTGCCCCCACAACCCCTAATTGCCCCTTATTGATCCTCATTAAGTGCTCTTTTCCCATTAATTCCTAATGATCAACTAATTGCGCTCATCAACCCTTAGCCGCTTCATAATTACCCACATTAATTCTTATTTGCCCCTTAATATCTGTCATTAATGTTGAATTACTTCTTAATTACACCCATCAACCCCCAGTTGTGCCTTGATTTCCCTAATTCACCCTTCTACCccattatttttcacttttactttatatatattatatatgtacatataaataTCTTATATTTAGCCCCCATTAACCAATTATTCCTTAATTGTCTTCATTAAGCTCTCATTGGTCGTTAATATCCCCGTTGATTTCCAGTTGTCTCTTAATTATGTCCATTAACTTCTAGTTGCCCCACTAACCCCTTCCTGTCCCTTGATTTACCCCAAGAGCCCCTAATTGCTCCCCCAGTTGCCTCATTAACCCCTTCGTGCTCTAATTACGTCACTAACTCTTAATTACCCCCCTGCAGAAGACAAACTCCGGGACCCTCTTCTGGTCGGGGCCCAAGCGCTGCCCGCACCCCCTCGTCTTTGACCCTGACAACGTGAGTGGGGCGCTGGGGCGGCCTGTGGGGGGCGCTGTCACCCTTGGGTGCCATCCACCACCCTTTGGGGGCGCCCATCACCCTTAAACCCCCTTCTGTCCTCGTTGGGTGACATCTGTCCCTTTGGGGTGTCATCCCTCCCTGACATTCTCCCCCCCGGCACCCGTGGGTGCCCctctccagcccctccacctgGACTACGTGATGGCGGCAGCCAACCTCTTCGCCCAGAGCTACGGGATCGGGGGCTCACGGGACCGGGGGGCGGTGGCAGAGCTCCTGCGCCACGTCCGCGTCCCCCCCTTCGCCCCCAAGGCCGGTGTCCGTATCCACGTCTCCgaccaggagctgcagagcgCCACCACCGCCCTTggtatgggggggggggggggcacccatgggtgctggggggaaCCGGGTGGAGAGAGGAGCTGGTTGGATTGGGGTTTGGGACAAGCACGGGGGCTGGAGGgcacctgtgggtgctggggggcacctATGGGTGCTGGGGGTACTTAGGGGTTCGGGGGGGCCCTGTGAGTGCCGGGGGTCCCATGGGTGCCCCCCTCACCCACAGACGATGGGCGCctggaggagctgaaagcgTCACTGCCCAGCCCCGAGGAGCTGCCTGGCTTCCGAATGTTCCCCATCGAGTTCGAGAAGGTGGGTGCTGCCCCCCCtagcacccatgggtgcccccaGCTACTCATGAGTGCCCccccacccatgggtgctgcacCCCAACCTACCCACCCTCAGGGAGCCACTACTACTTTGTCACCACCCCAGAGATGAGCAAAGTGCatgcccccgccccgcccccccaaaaaagggtgtgtgtccccccccccccatgggTGCTCCCCTACCCATGGGTGCTCCTCACCCAGGACGATGACACCAACTTCCACATGGATTTCATCGTTGCTGCCTCCAACCTGCGAGCGGAGAACTATGACATCCCCCCAGCCGACCGCCACAaggtgggtgctgggaggggggggggggggccatGGGGCGTTATTGGGGTTCTTATGAGGTGCTGGGCAGGTCCTACGTGATCTGGGGGggtcccatgggtgctggggggtgctTTGGGGCATTAATGAGTTCCTTACGGTGTGTTACAGGGGCCGCAGAGGgtctgtgggtgctggggaggggtccTATGGCGCTGTACGGTCTGTGCCGTACGTCTGAGGGGCGTGCTCTGCTCCGTAGGGCCTACGGGGCGTGCGTAGGGTCCGTAGGAAACGGAGCCTGTAAGGAGCATATAGAGTCTATAAGGAGCgcacagcagctggaaggagcATATAGGCCTTGTAGGATCTACAGTACGTATATGGCTCATAGATATTTAAGGTCCGTATAGCCTCTGCGGAGAGCAGAGGGAATCTATAGAACACGTAGAATCTGCGAGTACATACGGGATGCACGGAGGATCTGTAAAGGATCTATAAAGCATATACAGAGTCTATAGGGTATGTATATGGTGCATAAGGGGTCTAGAGTACGTACGAGGTCTCGCGTACATAGAACGCTCAGAATATACACGCTATAGAAAAACACTGCAGCAAAAAGCTACAGAATGctataaaaaaaagagatggaatATAATTCTAGGGAATACCTGCAGGGTCTCTAGGCTGCACGTAGACTTCGTAGGGCAGCCTGTAACGTATGTCACACCTACAGCCATGCAGAGCCTATACGGGGCTCTGCACAGCGTATACACGGGCTGCGCAGTATGTGTAGAGCTGTAGGGCACACAAAGGGGGCTACAGGGCCCGCAGAGCCGGGGTCTATAGCCCCTCCCTCGGGGGATCCAGCGGGGGCGTTGGGGGGCAATGCCCCCGCCCAGC encodes the following:
- the UBA1 gene encoding ubiquitin-like modifier-activating enzyme 1 codes for the protein MSSSPLSKKRRVSGSEPPTGSSRAPAPAVPASVTPTNGMAKNGAEAEIDEGLYSRQLYVLGHEAMKRMQTSNVLVSGLRGLGVEVAKNLVLGGVKSVTLHDPQPTAWPDLASQFFLREEDVGQNRAEATLPRLAELNAYVAVTSTRQPLSQDMLAPFQVVVLTNSSLEEQLWVGDFCHSHGIKLVVADTRGLFGQLFCDFGDDMVVTDTNGEQPLSAMVSMVTKGCPGEVTCLDEARHGFETGDFVTFTEVEGMEELNSCGPMEIRVLGPYTFSIGDTSGFGDYVRGGIVTQVKMPKHIRFKRLREALVEPELMITDFGKAERPPVMHWGWQALHRFIHQHGHPPRPRHQGDAAEVVALTREVAPGAELDEEVLRELAFQATGDLAPVNAFIGGLAAQEVMKAVSGKFTPITQWLYFDALECLPEDNKETVLTEEQCRPRNSRYDGQIAVFGAELQAKLGAQKYFVVGAGAIGCELLKNFAMVGLGCGPEGCITVTDMDTIEKSNLNRQFLFRPWDVTKLKSERAAAAVREMNPALRVSSRPDRVGPDTERVYDDDFFEALDGVANALDNVDARLYMDRRCVYYRKPLLESGTLGTKGNVQVVIPFLSESYSSSQDPPEKAIPICTLKNFPNAIEHTLQWARDEFEGLFKQPAENVNQYLMDPKFVERTLRLAGTQPLEVLEAVQRSLVSERPRGWPDCVAWACRHWHRQYSNNIRQLLHNFPPGQKTNSGTLFWSGPKRCPHPLVFDPDNPLHLDYVMAAANLFAQSYGIGGSRDRGAVAELLRHVRVPPFAPKAGVRIHVSDQELQSATTALDDGRLEELKASLPSPEELPGFRMFPIEFEKDDDTNFHMDFIVAASNLRAENYDIPPADRHKSKLIAGKIIPAIATTTGAVVGLACLELYKLVQGHRRLASYKNAFLNLALPFVGFSEPLACPRNKYYEVEWTLWDRFEVQGLQPDGQEMTLRQFLAYFKKEHRLEITMLSQGVSMLYSFFMPAAKLRERHDQPMTEIVARVSKKKVGRHVKALVFELCCNDDTDADIEVPYVRYTIR